The Thermocrinis ruber genome has a window encoding:
- a CDS encoding DNA methyltransferase → MKRGVLKHDPELFRNELLAYKGSYFDFFMEKGKSLSKLEKRKLREWLKSQRPPQPPFLELYHKDVRDYKDILLPESVDWVITDPPYSKKFLWVYEVLGELSAYVLKPGGGLLVMVGQSYLPEIIGKLSSKLNYVWTLAYLTPGGQSPYLWRIRCNSFWKPVLLFSKGKYSGDSFGDVVKTSPNNNDKRFHRWGQSEEGFELLFDKFVFPGQTILDPFVGGGTTAVVALKRGCNFIGIDNDLSALLTTKKRCQALGLDFILKGHV, encoded by the coding sequence ATGAAGAGAGGGGTGCTTAAACACGATCCAGAGCTTTTTAGGAATGAACTGCTTGCTTATAAGGGTTCTTATTTTGACTTTTTTATGGAAAAAGGAAAGTCGCTATCCAAGTTAGAAAAAAGAAAGCTTAGGGAGTGGTTAAAGTCCCAAAGACCACCTCAACCACCCTTTTTAGAACTCTATCATAAGGATGTGAGGGACTATAAGGATATCCTTTTGCCTGAAAGTGTAGATTGGGTTATCACGGACCCACCTTACTCCAAAAAGTTTTTGTGGGTTTATGAAGTTTTGGGTGAGCTGTCTGCATATGTTTTGAAGCCCGGAGGGGGATTGCTTGTAATGGTAGGGCAAAGCTATCTGCCGGAGATAATTGGCAAGCTTTCCAGTAAGCTTAACTACGTTTGGACGCTGGCTTATCTAACTCCAGGAGGGCAGAGTCCCTATCTGTGGAGGATAAGGTGCAATTCCTTCTGGAAGCCAGTGCTTTTGTTCAGCAAAGGCAAATACTCGGGCGATTCTTTTGGGGACGTGGTTAAAACCTCTCCTAACAACAACGACAAACGTTTTCACAGGTGGGGGCAATCGGAAGAAGGTTTTGAATTACTGTTTGATAAGTTCGTTTTCCCAGGACAGACCATCTTAGACCCTTTTGTAGGAGGAGGAACCACCGCGGTGGTAGCTTTGAAAAGAGGTTGCAATTTTATAGGCATTGACAACGATTTGTCCGCTTTGCTAACCACAAAGAAAAGGTGCCAAGCCCTTGGATTAGATTTTATTCTAAAGGGACATGTTTGA